In the Candidozyma auris chromosome 5, complete sequence genome, AAAGAAGGCCCTGCCTCTTGAGCTCGATATAGTCCTTTTCCGGCATGACGTTCccttcgtcatcttcaacctccACTGCATTTTCTATCGTGTTTTCgagattcttttttgcCTTCTTTAACTTGCTCCAAAGCTCATTGGCCTCGTGGATACTAGATATACCAGCAAAGTTGATTATGTCGTCATCGTCCACTCCAAGACATCGGAGCCCAAACACATGCTTCGCCAGGCTGAAATGTTTGTCAAACTGCTGTCTTCCTTTGTATTTGATGTTACCACAGATCTCGCAAACGTAGCTCCGGTGAAGGCCCTGAAGTTTATATAGCCAGAGTGGGATGGGAGCACCGTCAGTGCCGAGAGGGAGATGCTTGGTTAGCAagtcatcgtcgtcgtcctcCTCACTGTGAGACGAGTCGCCGGCATCAGTGTCTGTAGCGGTATACTCAGAATCTTCCTGCGCTAATGCCGTATCCTCGATCAATTTTTCACGTTCTGACGCCACTGCTCTGCGCTCGATATGGTTGATAGTGGCATCTATCGTGGGCTTGAGGAGGCTAGCTAGTTTGGAGATCTGTTGCTCCAATTTGTAGTTGCTGTTCGTTGTAGAAGGTGCGCTGTTGTCCTCGGCCACTTTCTGGTTCTTCTTATGCTTTTTGCCATCCAAATGTGCTTTGTAAACAGACTCTTTGGCAAATATTTTGTGGCAAGCACGACAGAACACCTTGCCTTCCTCATCAGGCACGCCGTCGTTCCTGGCGTCTTCCGTGTTGTTTCTTACTTGGTATTCCGATGAattttcgtcaatgtcATGTAGGATTTTTGTGACATCAGTAAGTGGATGTGtgagttgatgaaaacgTAGAAGATACTCAAGAAGCCTGTTTAAGTACCTCTTATACTCGTCTGCCTTGAAAGTCTCATACGGAAACAACGCAAACTTTCGTAGGTACTCAGTGTACGATACATTAGCTGGAACTAAGAGCTTGTACTGCTCGTAAAAGTAGGATAAGTCCACAAACTGCCCAAACAGTTCCACCTCATTGAAAACTTCTGCAAGATGCTCACCTATATGGGTACCCATACTCGAGAGAAGAcaccttctcttcactttATTTGAGTCAGCCTTTCTATCCTCTTCTGTAGCACTCAGGTAGGGAAGCACCATCGAAAGTGTATTCCGAAGAGACCCTAGCTTGTCCTGTCTCTTTTCACTGAGCTCCTTCATTGCATCTAGAATCAGATAGAACTTCATTTTTGGATCCTTGAACACGTTGATCTCACTGACGAGCTCCGTTTTGGAGCTTAATTGTTCCTTCATCCTCATTCTGTTATTCTTATACGTTTCATCGAAAAACTTGAGCTCGTTCTCCAGAAGTACCGTTTCCTTGTGAgacctcttcttcttgggcacTAGCTCATGATCTCTGTCAATATTGCACTTTTCAGCCAAAGCAGGAAACTTGCGAAATCTTTTCGCCACAGCCACCTCGATGGCATCATtttcctcaagaagctgtCGTTGGGCCTCCAAAAGCGACATGTTCTGAAGAGATgaggttgcaaatgtgAGACACTACAGATTGCTTACAAGTTTGTCCTGCGTATAGTGCAAGTTGGGATCCAGCCTTCACAGCATCATATCTCGTgaaatcaagagaagagagccAAATTGGCAGATTGTGAGTCTTTGGTTTCTTATCCTTTCATTTTTAGCACCCTCATCGCTCTACTTGAGTGATATTGCTATACCCCTGCCACTGGCCTTATCGGTCACTGATGCAGTACCGCAGCATCAATAGCTACTCCTCCAATTGATCACCTTCACTATCTCCAATTGAGTCATGGTTTCTGAGAGAGATTCGAAAATCTCATTATTTCTTACCACCTTCAACGTGGCAAAGCAGCCCTTGCATGCTGCAGACTACATCTCGAGCGTGGCGCCGGCGCTACCCGAAGAGCCTTGTCATTTGTATGTGTTTGGCTTCCAGGAATTCTGCTCAGTGATGGACagctgctttgaagagccTGCGACTTTTCATTTGATACAAGAAAACAGAATTGCTCTTGATACGCTAAGGAACAAGTATGGCCACGGCCTCAACTTTACCACCATTGGCTTTTGCCATGTGGGTGCTACAGGGATCTTTGCTATCACACCGTTTCCGCTGAGATTTAGGGATTGCAAAACGGCTACAGTCAGCTGTGGGAATGGAGGTTCGTCTTTGAAAGGGGGAGCAGGTATCAGGGTGCGCTATGTTTGTGAGGAGTCTGAGCCTACCGAACTCACGTTTGCTAATGCTCACTTGGGAGCTTACGAAGGTGAAGTGTACTACCAGAGACGGGTAAAGAACGTGTGGACAGTGATGCGGGCATTGGATTTTGGAGATGGGTACAGTTTTTTGAAACCAACGTCTCATGGGTTTTTCATGGGAGATTTGAATTTTAGGACGTGTAAGAATCCCGGAGACGAGCTCCCCACTGCTGAGCTCTCGAGATTGCGCGATCAGACCCATGAAAGCTACCTGAAAGAAGATGTGGAAAAGCTTGTCTTGAAGTATGATGAGCTCTTGCAAGGCAAGTCCAATGGCGACGTCTTCACCGGCTTCTCAGAGGCATGTATCTCCTTCACACCAACTTATAAATATCACCCCAACACTGCTATTTACAACAGCAAGAGGTGTCCGCTGTGGTGCGATAGGATCTTGTTTCAGAATACCTATAGAAAGAATGCACCTGAAGTACACGCTTACAACAGCATTGACACATACTTGAGGTCGGACCATAGGCCAGTATACCTTCATATCACAGTCCCCCACGACGCCCCAGAAAGTATGATCGGCCATAATGGCAATCTCGTCATTTTGCCCAGTGCGGTGCCTAGTCGACATGTTACTCAAGCTACTAGACAAGAAATGCTGCTTCCggaagaagatgatcttGTGAGTGGGCCCACTCTGATGTACATGAAATGCACTGCTATTGATAAGTTGAAGCAATTGCTAGTAAGGCGTGTTGCAGACACAAGTTTGGGGTACGGTGTGTGGCTTGGAAGCACTCCCAAGGGCAGACTCACACTTCTCGTTgcatttttgttgatctgGATCTTGATCTATTTGAGTCGTTGAGGAGAACTAATTCCCGAGTTTCTCGAATACAAACCCAACGTAGAATGCAACAGCTTCTTTCTCGGCGCCCTCCACACCGTACTTTCCGTCTGCACGCTTCATACCATCAACTAAATTCTTATTAAGTTTGCTGAAGTATTTCGGTATCTCCTggttgaagatgtcaatgaaattctttttatacttcaagatcaaaccAAAATCTTCACACAAAGACCTTAGGCATTCAAAAGGCACCACATATTCAGGAACGTCGTCAACggcatctttcaaaaaataGTCGTACCTGTTTCCAAAGGGCTCTCTGAAAATACCGTCCTCTGGTGGATCCTTCTCAAACCTGACGTGGTACAACTCATTGCCAAACGTATTGTGGTCATTGaattctttcttgacaatcttATCCCTGATGAAGTCAGACGAGGGTATCGTGCCAATGAAAGTTCCACCGG is a window encoding:
- a CDS encoding SF3a splicing factor complex subunit PRP9 → MSLLEAQRQLLEENDAIEVAVAKRFRKFPALAEKCNIDRDHELVPKKKRSHKETVLSENELKFFDETYKNNRMRMKEQLSSKTELVSEINVFKDPKMKFYSILDAMKELSEKRQDKLGSLRNTLSMVLPYSSATEEDRKADSNKVKRRCLLSSMGTHIGEHLAEVFNEVESFGQFVDLSYFYEQYKLLVPANVSYTEYLRKFALFPYETFKADEYKRYLNRLLEYLLRFHQLTHPLTDVTKILHDIDENSSEYQVRNNTEDARNDGVPDEEGKVFCRACHKIFAKESVYKAHLDGKKHKKNQKVAEDNSAPSTTNSNYKLEQQISKLASLLKPTIDATINHIERRAVASEREKLIEDTALAQEDSEYTATDTDAGDSSHSEEDDDDDLLTKHLPLGTDGAPIPLWLYKLQGLHRSYVCEICGNIKYKGRQQFDKHFSSAKHVFGLRCLGVDDDDIINFAGISSIHEANELWSKLKKAKKNLENTIENAVEVEDDEGNVMPEKDYIELKRQGLL
- a CDS encoding phosphoinositide 5-phosphatase INP54, with amino-acid sequence MVSERDSKISLFLTTFNVAKQPLHAADYISSVAPALPEEPCHLYVFGFQEFCSVMDSCFEEPATFHLIQENRIALDTLRNKYGHGLNFTTIGFCHVGATGIFAITPFPSRFRDCKTATVSCGNGGSSLKGGAGIRVRYVCEESEPTELTFANAHLGAYEGEVYYQRRVKNVWTVMRALDFGDGYSFLKPTSHGFFMGDLNFRTCKNPGDELPTAELSRLRDQTHESYSKEDVEKLVLKYDELLQGKSNGDVFTGFSEACISFTPTYKYHPNTAIYNSKRCPSWCDRILFQNTYRKNAPEVHAYNSIDTYLRSDHRPVYLHITVPHDAPESMIGHNGNLVILPSAVPSRHVTQATRQEMSLPEEDDLVSGPTSMYMKCTAIDKLKQLLVRRVADTSLGYGVWLGSTPKGRLTLLVAFLLIWILIYLSR